The Nitrospiraceae bacterium genome contains a region encoding:
- a CDS encoding acyl carrier protein, with product MTTLETEVGQLIVTTLNLKIDPSMIDPQQPLFGEGLGLDSIDALELALVIHQNYGYKLKSDSPDNAVIFSCLRALCEAIEKNRTK from the coding sequence ATGACCACTCTTGAAACGGAAGTGGGACAGTTAATCGTAACTACATTAAACCTGAAAATTGATCCCTCCATGATCGATCCTCAACAACCCCTCTTTGGTGAAGGGTTAGGCCTCGATAGTATTGATGCCTTGGAATTAGCCCTCGTCATTCACCAAAATTACGGGTATAAGTTGAAATCTGATTCTCCTGACAACGCGGTGATTTTTTCCTGTTTACGTGCACTATGTGAAGCTATCGAGAAAAACCGGACGAAATA